A single window of Rubripirellula lacrimiformis DNA harbors:
- the cutA gene encoding divalent-cation tolerance protein CutA — protein MPTIVAAFCYDSRSGNLFRIGEGTMDESTALIMVTTTIESIDQANELAAALVSQSLVACVQIDGPIISHYRWAGEIRQSNEYRLTIKSSLISWPRLKSRLAKMHPYDEPEIIMTVVDDASDGYRSWVIDQST, from the coding sequence GTGCCGACGATCGTTGCGGCCTTCTGTTATGATTCCCGCAGTGGGAACCTGTTTCGCATTGGCGAGGGAACGATGGATGAATCGACAGCACTGATCATGGTCACTACCACGATCGAATCAATAGACCAGGCCAACGAATTAGCGGCGGCACTGGTCAGCCAGTCGTTGGTCGCATGCGTGCAAATCGATGGACCGATCATCAGCCATTACCGCTGGGCTGGCGAGATTCGTCAATCCAACGAGTATCGGCTGACGATCAAGTCATCCCTGATCAGCTGGCCAAGATTGAAATCTCGCTTAGCAAAGATGCATCCCTACGACGAACCCGAGATCATCATGACCGTGGTTGATGACGCCAGCGACGGTTACCGAAGCTGGGTCATCGATCAAAGCACCTGA
- a CDS encoding RNA polymerase sigma factor: MMRVNPARSQGSRGNASQCRHPLAPPSAMLQHAGIASIQAVALLQVQEDVASANLNVGACGIPAARFVRNARANVDLQITIRILTIAVTSRPATRLGILSSEISLHLTPADQRIMSEFHGNLTDYSVDVWRTSYRLLGNAGDASECSQQTIADALRIDPTSVRSWRAVLCRIATRRAMDLLRRRYREQEVILRLDKEPGIDDPPNVDMEYDELCQQVRKALVALSANQVPLCANMRETTLNFIRVEGMEHSHDRYRQQKN; this comes from the coding sequence ATGATGCGGGTGAATCCGGCGCGCTCCCAGGGCAGTCGCGGCAACGCATCTCAATGTAGACATCCGCTGGCGCCACCGTCGGCGATGCTTCAGCACGCAGGAATCGCATCGATCCAGGCGGTTGCATTACTCCAGGTCCAGGAGGACGTAGCTTCTGCAAATCTGAATGTTGGCGCATGCGGTATTCCCGCTGCTCGATTTGTACGGAACGCTAGGGCAAACGTTGATTTGCAAATCACGATCAGAATACTGACGATTGCTGTAACGAGTCGTCCAGCCACGCGACTAGGTATATTGTCCAGCGAAATATCGCTCCATCTTACGCCAGCTGATCAGCGGATTATGTCTGAATTCCACGGCAATTTGACCGACTACTCAGTCGACGTTTGGCGCACGTCGTATCGATTGTTGGGCAACGCGGGAGATGCAAGCGAGTGCTCTCAGCAAACGATTGCAGACGCATTAAGAATAGATCCTACTTCAGTTCGTAGCTGGCGAGCAGTGCTGTGTCGCATCGCCACTCGACGAGCAATGGACCTGCTTCGTCGGCGGTATCGTGAACAAGAGGTGATTCTCCGTCTGGACAAAGAGCCCGGAATCGACGATCCGCCCAATGTGGATATGGAGTATGACGAGCTTTGCCAGCAGGTACGGAAAGCCTTGGTCGCTCTATCAGCTAACCAGGTACCCCTCTGTGCCAACATGCGTGAGACAACTTTGAATTTCATCAGAGTTGAGGGCATGGAGCATTCGCATGACCGATACCGCCAACAAAAAAATTGA
- a CDS encoding DUF6896 domain-containing protein → MMLTMDDRLRPLIDDYKSTVARAVDALEATGIPRPASTTEWVGYDVPGRAVLVGGGEYVIHGFGCVVRLPDTSVDFDFGDDGQIDGFDWSRLLSFAGSRLLKRYGIRDEIELRSLIDDAHASGDLVHSGYILSYTRDSFPPAPEVEDSGEP, encoded by the coding sequence ATGATGCTGACGATGGATGATCGGCTTCGCCCTCTGATCGACGACTACAAATCGACTGTTGCACGAGCAGTAGACGCGCTCGAAGCCACTGGAATACCTCGGCCTGCATCTACGACTGAATGGGTTGGCTATGACGTTCCTGGACGCGCGGTACTTGTTGGTGGTGGCGAGTACGTCATTCACGGATTTGGGTGCGTTGTACGTTTGCCCGACACATCGGTCGACTTCGACTTTGGCGACGATGGGCAGATTGATGGCTTTGACTGGTCCAGACTGTTGTCATTTGCTGGCTCTCGACTCTTAAAGCGGTATGGGATACGCGACGAAATTGAACTGCGATCATTGATTGATGACGCACACGCATCGGGAGATCTGGTACATTCTGGGTACATCCTCTCGTACACCCGCGATTCATTTCCACCTGCCCCGGAAGTTGAAGATAGCGGGGAACCATGA
- a CDS encoding IS91 family transposase, with amino-acid sequence MPSVSDALRQFAPAYLKQNPGSVSVIQQKVLGVITRCRTGALGGVHYQCDGCGREHWVGRSCGNRHCPNCGHEKTQLWIETQSAKLMPVHHFLVTFTVPRELGLVLRAHQQDGYRCLFDASSQSIRDVGAATKALRGCVLGFFGVLHTWGRDPAVYHPHIHYVVPGGGVKLDESGNAVSWQSTPKNFLFHHATLIRVYKAKLADELRTAGLYDGVPKQAWDKNFVVDIQPVGHGVPTLKYLAPYVHRVATNNSRIVSVDEAEVIYTIRRSKPKRMETKRVAGEAFVASFLQHVLPPGFHKIRHYGWMSSNSKLAIEEVKWLVWLFLGWTFWLGSGHAPQEKPLTAPLRCAVCGGQLRVVEVTYESLQSDGIIPEHSLTYFDSG; translated from the coding sequence ATGCCCAGCGTCAGCGATGCCTTACGGCAGTTCGCACCGGCTTACTTGAAACAGAATCCCGGCTCCGTCTCAGTCATCCAGCAGAAAGTTCTTGGCGTGATCACGCGTTGCCGTACCGGCGCGCTTGGTGGCGTTCACTATCAATGCGACGGATGCGGGCGAGAACACTGGGTCGGGCGTTCGTGTGGCAATCGGCACTGCCCGAACTGTGGTCACGAGAAAACGCAGCTGTGGATTGAAACGCAGTCCGCCAAGTTAATGCCAGTGCATCACTTCCTCGTCACTTTCACGGTCCCTCGTGAACTGGGCTTGGTGCTGCGCGCTCATCAGCAAGACGGATACCGCTGTCTATTCGATGCCAGTAGCCAGAGCATCCGCGACGTCGGCGCGGCGACCAAGGCCCTGCGCGGTTGCGTGCTGGGGTTCTTCGGTGTGCTGCATACTTGGGGGCGTGACCCTGCCGTCTATCATCCGCACATTCACTATGTCGTTCCCGGCGGCGGAGTGAAGTTGGATGAGAGCGGCAATGCGGTCTCGTGGCAGAGCACACCGAAGAACTTCCTGTTCCATCATGCGACGTTGATACGAGTCTACAAGGCCAAGCTCGCCGACGAACTCCGGACGGCGGGCCTCTACGACGGTGTCCCCAAGCAAGCTTGGGACAAAAACTTCGTCGTCGACATCCAACCGGTCGGACACGGCGTGCCGACGCTGAAGTACTTGGCGCCGTACGTGCACCGCGTGGCGACCAACAACAGTCGCATCGTGTCGGTCGATGAAGCGGAAGTGATTTATACGATTCGCCGCAGCAAGCCGAAGCGAATGGAAACCAAGCGTGTTGCCGGCGAAGCGTTCGTCGCGAGCTTCCTGCAACACGTCCTGCCACCGGGCTTCCACAAGATCCGGCACTACGGCTGGATGAGCTCGAACAGCAAGCTGGCGATCGAGGAGGTGAAGTGGTTGGTGTGGCTGTTCTTGGGCTGGACTTTCTGGCTGGGCAGCGGCCACGCACCGCAAGAGAAACCACTGACGGCGCCGCTTCGGTGTGCCGTCTGTGGCGGCCAGTTGCGGGTGGTGGAGGTGACCTACGAGTCGCTGCAATCGGACGGGATCATCCCCGAACATTCGCTGACATATTTTGACAGTGGATAA
- a CDS encoding cyclic-phosphate processing receiver domain-containing protein — translation MNFLVMLEDDLDRISRFRAILALHHPAATLDVHRTAPDFIDAYSRLNRVPDLICLDHDLFTDSPDDPDPGDGRDVAAFLVTREPTTSTLIHSTNAAAADSMLYSMREHGWNVDRIAPLGEDWIESYWFPTAQEMVAAQDGQR, via the coding sequence GTGAACTTTCTTGTGATGCTAGAAGACGACTTGGATCGCATCTCACGGTTCCGCGCCATTTTGGCTCTGCATCATCCGGCGGCGACACTGGACGTCCATCGAACTGCTCCCGATTTCATCGACGCGTATTCCCGTCTCAATCGCGTTCCTGATCTGATTTGCCTCGACCACGATCTGTTTACTGACTCACCTGATGACCCTGATCCTGGTGATGGCCGTGATGTCGCTGCGTTCTTGGTGACACGCGAACCAACCACTTCTACGCTCATCCACTCGACTAATGCCGCAGCGGCTGACTCAATGCTGTATTCGATGCGCGAACATGGATGGAACGTTGATCGCATCGCACCGCTTGGAGAGGACTGGATCGAGTCATATTGGTTTCCGACTGCCCAGGAAATGGTGGCCGCTCAAGATGGTCAACGTTAG
- a CDS encoding efflux RND transporter periplasmic adaptor subunit: protein MSHRFRFFLGMVTSLAAASGIVLDVEHAVGQKPRAVPFSGASGDTIVIDDAQLSLIQNTFVAAPIAGVVSKVWVAEGDSVAAGDGMVQLDDQQVQTEFEAADASFQAAKMEAENDVDARYAKRTLQVRSQELQQSVQANEGFAGAIPDTEIAKLQLVVDQAELAIEQAEHEQRVAQASASEKEAAAKIVKARWEKHKINAPVNGQVVEVAVEPGEWVEAGKPVVRLVTLDPIRVECFVDGQTYGSELVGRSIRFFLAGSEPDGGSSKSGGGKPASGNPNVLKGKVTYVSPELHPVTGQSRLWATVENPDLAARAGMRGRLEIAGR, encoded by the coding sequence ATGTCGCACCGATTTCGTTTCTTTTTAGGGATGGTCACCAGTCTGGCAGCGGCAAGTGGAATCGTCCTCGATGTCGAACATGCGGTGGGGCAAAAGCCTCGCGCGGTTCCGTTCAGCGGGGCATCAGGGGACACCATCGTGATTGACGATGCCCAGCTTTCCTTGATTCAGAACACCTTCGTTGCTGCACCGATTGCAGGGGTCGTGTCCAAGGTCTGGGTGGCCGAAGGCGATTCGGTGGCTGCCGGCGACGGGATGGTTCAGTTGGACGACCAGCAGGTGCAAACCGAATTCGAAGCCGCCGACGCGTCCTTCCAAGCGGCAAAGATGGAAGCCGAAAACGACGTCGACGCTCGTTATGCAAAGCGGACGTTGCAGGTCCGCTCGCAAGAGCTTCAGCAAAGCGTGCAAGCCAACGAAGGCTTTGCCGGCGCGATCCCGGATACCGAGATCGCTAAGCTGCAACTGGTCGTCGATCAGGCTGAATTGGCGATCGAGCAAGCCGAGCACGAGCAACGGGTGGCACAGGCCAGCGCCAGCGAAAAAGAAGCGGCGGCCAAGATCGTCAAAGCGAGATGGGAGAAGCACAAAATCAATGCACCCGTCAACGGACAAGTCGTAGAGGTTGCCGTCGAACCGGGCGAATGGGTCGAAGCGGGCAAGCCCGTCGTGCGCCTGGTGACACTGGACCCGATCCGGGTGGAATGCTTTGTCGATGGACAGACCTACGGTTCCGAACTGGTCGGCCGATCGATTCGGTTCTTCCTAGCGGGCAGCGAACCGGACGGTGGTTCGTCGAAATCCGGTGGTGGGAAGCCCGCTAGCGGGAATCCCAACGTACTGAAAGGCAAGGTAACCTACGTCTCACCGGAACTGCATCCCGTCACCGGCCAGTCCCGTCTGTGGGCCACCGTCGAAAACCCCGACCTGGCCGCTCGCGCAGGAATGCGAGGTCGTTTGGAAATCGCTGGCCGCTGA
- a CDS encoding IS66 family transposase — protein sequence MDPKPLPADLDAAHALIQKQAVALELKDKLIEEQAHSVLELKSDRDKLDEKNIELNLTIEKLLKQLFGRKSERRIDCDGQLHFDLGEEPTPEVISALEEAICDARQIVDDAEEDKKKRRRNRSATGDRKFPEHLPRYERIVDVPEGKREGLTLIGYDEVETLEWVPADLKVRLTKYAKYVHPTDKAQGIVSPERPTGLVEWDRFDASIGVEVVAWKYFYHLPFYRQQDMFGASGWTPSRSTLQNIETAVEFALRPLAEHLQSILKQDPTVGCDDTGVLLITPAAMPDLSDHPRGKRITEVLEKAMTTGKPSIKANFWGYYASRLPVVAFDFTVSRHRDGPDDVLSDFEGNLIGDCWSGFQKIQIRSDSRITFAACWAHARRKIDECRSAFPIQVAKLESLIGNLYDVEDQCKHLTAPEQLSRRQSLSRHVLDQIEAYLSSEAMQSPKVLPKSNLGMAAAYVRRHWEALHRFTEDVSIPLDNNDCEQLMKRVATGRKNWMFKGSVAAGERAANLMTIIGSAIRNNLDVRAYLDDVLRRALSGETDWQSMTPHAWKAEHPESIRQYRDDERRQAADRKKTRRARRRTRKK from the coding sequence ATGGATCCCAAACCACTCCCCGCCGACCTCGATGCTGCTCATGCGTTGATTCAAAAACAAGCCGTCGCACTGGAGTTGAAAGACAAGCTGATTGAGGAACAAGCCCACAGCGTCTTAGAACTTAAGTCCGACCGTGACAAACTCGACGAGAAGAACATCGAGCTGAACCTGACGATCGAGAAACTTCTCAAGCAACTTTTTGGTCGCAAGAGTGAGCGACGCATCGACTGTGACGGCCAGCTGCATTTCGACTTGGGCGAAGAGCCCACGCCCGAAGTCATCAGCGCACTCGAAGAAGCGATCTGCGACGCTCGACAAATTGTTGACGATGCCGAAGAAGACAAGAAGAAGCGACGACGAAATCGCTCCGCAACCGGCGACCGCAAGTTCCCCGAACATTTGCCGCGCTATGAACGCATCGTCGATGTGCCCGAAGGAAAACGCGAAGGCTTGACCCTGATCGGCTATGACGAAGTTGAAACGCTGGAGTGGGTTCCCGCGGATCTCAAAGTCCGACTAACCAAGTATGCCAAATACGTCCACCCAACCGACAAAGCGCAAGGCATCGTCAGCCCCGAGCGGCCCACGGGCCTCGTCGAATGGGATCGCTTCGACGCCTCGATCGGTGTCGAGGTGGTGGCCTGGAAGTACTTCTATCACCTGCCGTTCTATCGTCAACAAGACATGTTCGGGGCCAGCGGCTGGACGCCCAGTCGCAGCACACTGCAGAACATCGAAACGGCCGTCGAGTTCGCCCTGCGTCCGCTCGCCGAGCACTTGCAGAGCATTCTGAAACAAGATCCCACCGTTGGCTGTGATGACACCGGCGTGCTGTTGATTACGCCCGCCGCGATGCCGGACTTATCGGATCACCCGCGCGGTAAACGTATCACCGAGGTCCTCGAGAAGGCGATGACCACAGGCAAGCCAAGCATCAAAGCGAACTTCTGGGGCTACTACGCTTCACGGCTTCCGGTTGTCGCTTTCGACTTCACGGTTAGCCGTCACCGTGATGGTCCGGACGACGTGCTGAGTGACTTTGAAGGTAACCTGATTGGCGACTGTTGGTCGGGATTTCAGAAGATCCAAATACGAAGCGACTCGCGAATCACTTTCGCAGCGTGCTGGGCACATGCGCGTCGCAAGATCGACGAGTGCCGCAGTGCGTTCCCGATCCAAGTGGCGAAACTTGAGTCGTTGATTGGAAATCTTTACGACGTGGAGGATCAATGCAAACACCTTACTGCGCCGGAGCAACTTTCGCGACGCCAAAGCCTGTCACGTCATGTTCTGGATCAGATCGAAGCCTATCTTTCCAGTGAAGCGATGCAGTCACCGAAGGTGCTTCCCAAGAGCAACCTTGGGATGGCGGCGGCCTACGTCCGTCGGCACTGGGAGGCACTCCATCGTTTTACCGAAGATGTATCGATCCCGCTGGACAACAACGACTGCGAGCAGTTGATGAAGCGGGTGGCGACGGGTCGCAAGAACTGGATGTTCAAAGGCTCGGTGGCCGCGGGCGAACGGGCTGCAAACTTAATGACAATCATCGGGAGCGCGATCCGCAACAACTTGGACGTGCGAGCGTACTTGGATGATGTCCTGCGGCGTGCGCTATCCGGCGAAACCGACTGGCAATCAATGACGCCCCATGCCTGGAAGGCAGAACATCCCGAATCGATCCGGCAATACCGCGACGACGAACGTCGCCAAGCCGCCGACCGCAAGAAAACTCGCCGCGCCCGCCGCCGAACCCGCAAAAAGTAA
- a CDS encoding diacylglycerol kinase, whose protein sequence is MIDDPGPGSHPSPDQDSCQVEPRPSGSAWARKFAFALAGLIYAVRSQNSFWIHLPIAVAVIAVAAWLQVEAWRWCMLVVATGMVIAAELVNTSIEMIVKVLHPDHDVRIGHALDAAAAAVLVTAIGAVTVGLITLGPPLYQWMSD, encoded by the coding sequence ATGATCGACGATCCTGGTCCCGGTAGCCACCCATCGCCTGATCAGGATTCATGCCAAGTCGAACCCCGCCCGTCCGGTTCGGCTTGGGCCAGGAAATTCGCCTTTGCATTGGCGGGGCTGATCTATGCCGTGCGATCGCAGAACAGTTTTTGGATCCATCTTCCAATCGCCGTCGCCGTCATCGCGGTTGCCGCTTGGCTACAGGTCGAAGCGTGGCGGTGGTGCATGCTGGTGGTTGCCACGGGCATGGTGATTGCCGCCGAACTGGTCAATACATCGATCGAAATGATCGTCAAAGTACTGCACCCGGACCACGATGTGCGGATCGGACACGCGCTGGATGCCGCGGCAGCGGCGGTGTTGGTGACCGCAATCGGTGCGGTCACCGTCGGGCTGATCACGCTGGGCCCGCCGCTGTACCAGTGGATGTCGGATTGA
- the tnpA gene encoding IS66 family insertion sequence element accessory protein TnpA → MNRAETAKLWTERLQRFEQAQMTVAQFCSAEGVSQPSFYNWKRKLRSTRDPKVPVVAKFVPVSFQATPDRPAPAANLANATIELPGGIRIRIEVPTDSQPNPLRKDQP, encoded by the coding sequence ATGAATCGAGCCGAAACCGCGAAGCTTTGGACGGAGCGTCTGCAACGATTTGAGCAAGCTCAGATGACGGTCGCTCAATTCTGTTCCGCCGAAGGTGTTTCGCAGCCGTCTTTCTACAACTGGAAACGCAAGCTGCGGTCGACGCGGGATCCGAAAGTCCCCGTCGTGGCCAAGTTTGTGCCCGTCTCGTTTCAAGCCACACCGGATCGCCCCGCTCCCGCAGCCAATCTCGCGAACGCGACGATTGAACTTCCCGGTGGCATCCGCATTCGTATCGAAGTGCCAACTGATTCTCAGCCGAATCCACTGCGCAAGGATCAACCATGA
- a CDS encoding SET domain-containing protein: MTKLGKKRRKKLQDKVDQISGYRSYHDGDVEVSSGKKGHGVFAARQFLPGELVIEITGQLLSKKTYEGSSYVMDLDQQWYLEPGIPAAFLNHSCSPNTELIHLTKRSLGLVAICNIEAETEITFDYQWEPCDWTPRCRCGAPNCRGWVVAKDGVETMRQLAKKTKKQK; this comes from the coding sequence ATGACGAAACTTGGAAAGAAACGCCGCAAGAAGCTGCAAGACAAAGTGGATCAAATCTCTGGTTACCGCAGCTACCACGATGGTGATGTGGAAGTCAGCAGCGGCAAGAAGGGACACGGGGTCTTTGCTGCAAGACAGTTCCTGCCTGGGGAATTGGTGATTGAGATCACTGGCCAGTTGCTAAGCAAGAAGACTTACGAAGGATCCAGCTATGTGATGGATCTGGATCAGCAGTGGTACTTGGAGCCTGGCATCCCAGCGGCATTTCTGAACCACAGTTGCAGCCCCAACACCGAACTGATTCACCTGACAAAGCGAAGCCTTGGCTTGGTCGCGATTTGCAATATCGAAGCCGAGACCGAGATCACATTTGATTACCAGTGGGAACCCTGCGACTGGACGCCCCGTTGCCGCTGCGGAGCTCCGAATTGCCGCGGTTGGGTGGTCGCCAAAGACGGTGTCGAAACGATGCGGCAACTGGCCAAGAAAACCAAGAAACAAAAGTAG
- the tnpB gene encoding IS66 family insertion sequence element accessory protein TnpB (TnpB, as the term is used for proteins encoded by IS66 family insertion elements, is considered an accessory protein, since TnpC, encoded by a neighboring gene, is a DDE family transposase.), producing MIGLPDGMPIYLCTEPVDFRKGFDGLTGIVTTSLGKSVTDGSLFLFVNRKRDRIKALWWETGGLTLWYRRLEQGTVELPTPPCDQTHVTIDSVELAMWIAGVSLKSAKTRRKRMVA from the coding sequence ATGATCGGATTGCCTGATGGCATGCCGATCTATCTGTGCACCGAGCCGGTCGACTTTCGAAAAGGCTTTGATGGTCTGACCGGAATCGTCACCACCTCGTTGGGCAAGAGCGTCACCGACGGTTCGCTGTTTCTGTTTGTCAATCGAAAGCGAGACCGCATCAAAGCCCTCTGGTGGGAGACTGGTGGATTGACCTTGTGGTACAGGCGACTCGAGCAAGGCACCGTCGAGCTGCCAACGCCTCCCTGTGATCAAACGCACGTCACGATCGATTCGGTCGAACTGGCCATGTGGATCGCAGGCGTCTCACTGAAATCGGCCAAGACAAGACGCAAGCGAATGGTGGCGTAG
- a CDS encoding leucine-rich repeat domain-containing protein → MRSVLMFAIALAFTFFSGISIGREPSLPKSAELTKDGDGNVTAVRIAGKSNRERIDLPREAVEALSKLTHLQSLSLWGTTVDDDDIDHLAGLANLRTIDLTFTDVTGESLRALSSLKNLLSIRLEGCDVKDEHLAPVTEMPQLAMLYLGRTNVTDAGLTHLRGLKNLNLLQLSDCTITDSGLASLGDLPVIQHLWLSKTIRYGTGDRSNLTDNSIDYLASLDTLIDLQIADSQLTDAGLERLRDGLPKAKVSTVRTGVTYVDRKKP, encoded by the coding sequence ATGCGAAGTGTTTTGATGTTTGCCATCGCGTTGGCATTCACCTTCTTCTCTGGCATCTCCATCGGTCGGGAGCCATCCCTGCCGAAATCCGCAGAGCTGACGAAAGACGGTGATGGCAATGTCACTGCCGTGCGAATAGCTGGTAAATCGAACCGTGAACGGATTGACTTACCGCGTGAGGCCGTTGAGGCTCTTTCGAAGCTTACGCATTTGCAATCGCTCTCACTCTGGGGGACAACCGTTGATGATGACGACATAGACCATCTAGCTGGCCTCGCAAATCTCCGAACCATTGACCTCACATTCACAGATGTGACGGGCGAGTCGCTACGGGCGCTCTCATCTTTAAAGAATCTTCTATCTATTCGACTGGAAGGATGCGATGTGAAAGACGAGCATCTTGCCCCCGTGACCGAGATGCCGCAGCTTGCGATGCTGTATTTGGGCCGAACGAATGTCACGGACGCTGGCCTTACGCATCTTCGTGGACTCAAAAACCTAAACCTCCTGCAACTCTCCGATTGTACCATCACGGATTCTGGCCTAGCATCGCTTGGTGATCTTCCGGTCATCCAGCATCTCTGGCTATCGAAGACGATTCGATACGGTACCGGGGACCGTAGTAACTTGACGGACAACTCGATCGATTACTTGGCCTCACTGGACACATTGATTGATTTGCAGATCGCCGATTCACAACTCACCGATGCCGGTTTGGAGCGATTGCGGGATGGCCTACCCAAGGCGAAGGTCAGCACGGTTCGAACTGGTGTGACCTACGTCGATCGCAAGAAGCCGTGA
- a CDS encoding site-specific integrase encodes MPKSNPQTPANPRGRYFPAELRQRLSEDLHLTGKAKRTHDGYIRAVRQLSDFAKCSPDKVTETQLRQFFLHLKNDREFANGSLRVALSGVKFFFTFTCKRDWEIFAMLKLQNAKTLPVVLTIEQVHRIMQITKTQRLLVFFWTVYTMGLRLNEALSLQVGDIDAARGFAHIHRGKGAKDRLLPLPPSTLKLLRSYWCTHQHPSLLFPGNRRGHSLAKHGISTAKNPMSEKTVQEAIAKITGTMNLGKKVTLHTLRHCYATHLLEAGVGLKALQKLMGHSSLQSTMIYLHLTDTAEANSREVINMMFGKSPGEDDGNDAGAKAKLK; translated from the coding sequence ATGCCCAAGTCTAACCCCCAGACTCCTGCAAATCCACGCGGTCGTTACTTTCCTGCCGAACTTCGCCAGCGTCTTTCCGAGGACCTGCATCTTACCGGAAAGGCGAAACGCACTCACGATGGCTACATCCGTGCCGTCCGGCAACTGTCCGACTTTGCGAAGTGCAGTCCCGACAAGGTCACCGAAACGCAACTCCGCCAGTTCTTTCTACACCTCAAGAATGATCGCGAGTTCGCCAATGGGTCGCTTCGGGTCGCACTCTCGGGCGTGAAGTTCTTCTTCACCTTCACCTGCAAACGCGACTGGGAGATCTTCGCGATGCTCAAGCTGCAGAACGCCAAAACGCTGCCAGTCGTACTGACCATCGAGCAGGTCCACCGCATCATGCAGATCACCAAGACTCAACGCCTGCTTGTCTTCTTTTGGACCGTTTACACCATGGGACTGCGGCTCAACGAAGCCTTGAGCTTGCAGGTTGGTGACATCGATGCCGCTCGCGGGTTCGCTCACATCCATCGCGGGAAAGGAGCCAAAGATCGCTTACTGCCGCTGCCACCTTCAACGCTGAAGTTGTTGCGAAGCTATTGGTGCACGCACCAGCATCCGTCGTTGCTGTTCCCCGGCAATCGACGCGGGCACTCACTGGCCAAGCACGGGATCAGCACGGCCAAGAACCCGATGTCTGAAAAGACCGTTCAGGAAGCCATCGCCAAGATCACCGGAACGATGAACCTGGGCAAGAAAGTCACGCTGCACACGCTCCGGCATTGTTACGCGACGCACCTACTCGAAGCGGGCGTCGGATTGAAGGCCCTCCAGAAACTGATGGGGCACTCTTCGCTACAGTCCACCATGATCTACCTGCACTTGACCGACACCGCCGAGGCCAACTCGCGCGAGGTCATTAACATGATGTTCGGCAAATCGCCCGGAGAAGACGACGGCAACGATGCCGGTGCGAAAGCTAAGTTGAAGTAG
- a CDS encoding cupredoxin domain-containing protein — translation MKRSALIIVGLLLSMTVAQAETASLRMRFALDPSSATAQAGNFNANPLGKSNQLEIDPDSNGIRNVVVYVYTGRGGTKLKIAPHKGEQLKLTIAENGFHPHVVLARLGDTLEILNRSPRRHFPQITFFNAPAVNIESLPGRSDFVRLPAGAPTTAAIECLVTPSLNALLLIMDHPFGCVSDKNGAVAIEGLPVGTKLIFRVWHEAGHFNHVKIYGDSVEWRRSRFELTLAPGVNDFGDVLVSGQTFQK, via the coding sequence ATGAAGCGATCAGCATTAATCATCGTCGGACTACTGCTGTCCATGACCGTTGCTCAGGCTGAAACTGCGTCACTCAGGATGCGATTCGCACTCGATCCCTCTTCTGCAACCGCGCAAGCAGGCAATTTCAATGCGAATCCGTTAGGTAAGAGTAACCAACTGGAAATTGATCCTGATTCGAATGGAATTCGAAACGTAGTTGTATACGTCTATACGGGACGTGGCGGCACGAAGCTGAAAATTGCACCGCACAAAGGCGAGCAACTCAAGTTAACGATAGCGGAGAATGGATTTCACCCGCACGTCGTTCTCGCTCGGCTGGGCGACACGCTAGAGATCCTTAACCGCAGCCCCAGACGCCATTTCCCACAAATTACATTCTTTAACGCTCCGGCTGTAAACATAGAGTCACTTCCCGGCAGATCGGATTTTGTAAGACTTCCCGCAGGTGCTCCTACCACGGCCGCAATCGAATGCCTGGTCACGCCAAGCTTGAATGCGTTGCTCCTGATAATGGATCATCCATTTGGTTGCGTCAGCGACAAGAATGGTGCAGTTGCTATCGAAGGTTTGCCGGTAGGCACCAAGCTGATTTTTCGGGTATGGCATGAGGCAGGCCATTTTAATCACGTTAAGATTTACGGAGATTCTGTCGAATGGCGTCGATCTCGCTTTGAACTTACCTTGGCACCCGGGGTCAATGACTTCGGCGACGTACTTGTTTCTGGCCAGACATTCCAAAAGTGA